The following nucleotide sequence is from Chryseobacterium sp. CY350.
TCAATATTAATTTAAGTTTATTTAAATTAAAGTATAAAATTTTGCTTAGATTTCTAAGAAATAAAAAAAAGGATTTTAAATTTAAATTGAAAAGAAAATTAATAAAAATTACTGATTCGTATTATTCAACATTGGAACAAATTTATAAGCTCCGAATTCTTCTTTTTCAAATTCTGTCGGCGAAGTTTTGGTAAATCTATACAAAACCTGCTCGTCTGTCTGACCTAATGGAATCACCATTTTGCCACCAACTTTTAATTGTTTTAATAATTCGGTAGGTAAAATTGTGGCTCCGCAAGTCACGATAATTTTATCAAAAGGCGCAAAAGTAGGAAGTCCGGCGAAACCGTCTCCAAAACTTTGAAATTTAGGATGAAGATTTAGTTCTCTAAATTTTTTCTTAGAAAAATCGAACAAATCTTTCTGTCTTTCAACTGTATAAACCAAACCTTTCATCGCCAATAAAACTGCAGTTTGGTAACCGCAGCCTGTTCCTATTTCAAGAACTTTTTCTCCAGCTTTTAATTGTAATAATTCTGACTGTTCGGCAACCGTTGAAGGATGAGAAATTGTTTGATGAGACAAAATCGGGAAAGCACGGTCTTCGTAGGCAAAATCCTCAAAAATACTTTCTATAAAGAGATGTCGCGGAACTTCATTCATCGCCGCAAGTACATTTTCGTCGGAGATCCCGATTCTCTGACGGAGATATTCAACCAAAATTTTTCTTTTTCCTTTGTGTGCGAAAGAATCCTGCATCATTATTCAGTAATTATTAAGTAATTGTTTATTGAGTGTTGACAAAAATAGCAAAACAATCAGTATTTGTCAACCTAAAAGCGATCATCTCTTTCTTAATACCTAAAATTGCTATATTTACAAAAATAAAAAAGCTATGTTGAAAGCAGGTTTGGTAGGCGCCGGACATTTGGGAAAAATACATTTGAGACTTCTAAATCAATCAGATAAATATGATTTTGTTGGTTTTCATGACAAAGATGCAGAAAACGGTAAAAAATTAGAAGCTGAATTTGGTTATAAATATTTTGAAAATCTTGATGAATTATTAGATCAGATTGATATGTTGGATATTGTAACTCCAACTCTTTATCATTATGATTACGCATTGAAAGCAATTAATAAAGGTCTTCATTTTTTCATTGAAAAACCGGTTACCCAAACTTTAGAACAGGCTGAAGAAATTCTCTATAAATGTCGCGAGCACGGCATCAAAGCGCAGGTTGGGCATGTTGAAAGGTACAATCCGGCCTTTATCGGAGCGAAAGATTATATTCAGAATCCGATGTTTATCGAAATTCACCGTTTGGCGGAATTTAATCCGCGCGGGACGGACGTTTCTGTTGTTTTGGATTTAATGATTCACGATCTTGATATTTTATTGAGTGTCGTAAAATCTAAAGTAAAAAACATTCACGCAAGCGGAGTTTGTGTGGTAAGTAAAACTCCTGATATCGCAAACGCTAGAGTCGAATTTGAAAACGGATGCGTTGCCAATTTGACGACCTCAAGAATCTCAATGAAAGCAATGAGAAAAAGCAGATTTTTCCAGAAAGATGCGTACGTTTCTGTTGACTTTTTAGAGAAAAAAGCAGAAGTGATCCGAATGAAGGACGCTCCTGAAAACCCTACTCCATTTGATATGATTATTGAAAATGCGGAAGGCGAAAAAAATCAGATTTTATTTGAATATCCAAACATTCAGCCTAATAATGCTATTCTGGATGAACTGGAAAGTTTTGCAAATGCAATTTTAGAAGACAAAAATGTGGAAGTTTCTCTGGAAGACGGAACGGAAGCGTTGAAAGTTGCTTTGGAAATTATGAAGTTGATTTCTTAATGAATAATATTAAAAAATACTTTTTGCCTGTATTGATTTTATATTTGGCACTAATGTGTCTATATGTCAGTTATTTATTTATAATTGATGATTATAATATTATGAAAAGCATTTATCAGCCTTATAAAACATTCATACAGTTATCACCTTTTAACAATTGGAATATTTTTATAACAATTTTAAAAGGAATTTTTGGTGTGGCAGGCTTTATAAAATATATGATCAATCGTAAATTAATCAACTACTTTAATACATTGTTCTTAGTAATGACTGTATTTGAAATTGTTTTCCAATTATGTAATCAAATTGTCCAATTTAAAAATTTATCAATTTATGTTGATTTGGTTAGCACTATTTTTACAGCTATTTTATTTTTAGTAATCGGATTCTATTACTTTAAAAATGCAAAAATTAAAGAAGTTATTCCACAAATACTCTTAGGCATTTCATTAACGGTCATTTCTTATCATTTACATTAACTTATTATAAAACTACATAAGTGACCTCAAAAGTTTACTTTTTTGATTTTAATAAATAATAAAATCCTATATTCCTTTCAACAAATTTTAAATATATTTGTTAATATCAAAATACTAAAAATTCCCCCTAATATTCAAAATCAAACCCTATGAAAAGAACCATTCTATTATCCGCCCTTTTATTGTCTCAATTTGGGACATCACAATTATTAAAGACTGACGGAAAAAAAATCGTCAATGACAAAGGTGAAAATATTCAATTGAGAGGTCTCGGTTTGGGAGGCTGGATGTTGCAGGAAGGTTATATGCTGAAAACTGCTGATTTCGCAGGTCCACAATTTAAAATTAAAGAAAAAATTGCAGAACTAATCGGTGAAGAGGGAATGAATGAATTCTATAAGGCTTATCTAAAAAACGGAATCACAAAACAGGATATTGATTTTTTAGCAAAATCAGGATTCAATTCCATAAGACTTCCGATGCATTATAATCTGTACACTTTACCAATTGAAAAAGAATCTGTAAAAGGGCAAAACACCTGGCTGGAAGAAGGTTTTAAAATGACCGATGATTTGCTGAAATGGTGCAAAGAAAACAAAATCTATTTGATTCTTGATCTTCACGCAGCTCCGGGAGGACAAGGAAATGATGCCAATATTTCTGACAATGATAAATCTAAACCTTCACTTTGGGAAAGCGAGGCAAATCAGAAAAAAACCATTTCACTTTGGAAAAAATTAGCTGAAAGATATAAAAATGAAGCATGGATTGGAGGATACGATCTGATCAATGAACCCAACATTAATTTCACAGGAAAAAACCCGAACGGAACCGACGAAATGTCAAACGCTCCGCTTTGGAAATTACAGAAGGAAATCACAGAAGCCATTCGCCAAGTCGATAAGAAGCACATAATTTTCCTGGAAGGCAACGGTTGGGGAAATAATTATAGTGGATTGATTCCTATCTGGGACAACAACATGGCTTTCAGTTTTCATAAATATTGGAATTACAATAATAAGGAAACCATACAATTTGCTTTGGATCTGAGAGAAAAACATAACATGCCGATTTGGCTGGGCGAAACCGGAGAAAACTCAAACGTTTGGTTTACAGAGCTGATTCAGCTTTTAGACAAACACAATATTGGCTATGCTTTTTGGCCAATGAAAAAAATCGATAATATCGCCGGAGTTACCAATGTAAAAATCACTCCTGAATATGAAAAACTTTTGAATTACTGGAAAAACGGAGGCGAAAAACCATCCAAAGAGTTTGCAACGAAAGCCTTAATGAAAATTGCCGACAATTATAAATTTTCAAATGTTGAGATCAAAAACGATGTGATCGATGCGATGTTCAGACAGACAAAAGATGATTCTACAAAACCATTTAAAAATCATAAAATTCCAGGGAAAATAATGGCCAAAGACTATGATTTAGGAAAAATTGGCGCAGCATATGAAGACAAAGATTTCATTAATCTCTGGGTAAGTGACGCTTCAAAAAGGTCAGAATGGAATTCCGGAAATCAATTGCGAAACGACGGTGTAGATATTTATCAATCAAAGGACAATCAATATTATGTGGGAAAAACTGAATCAGGAGAATGGTTGCAATACACCATCAGTTCTAACGCAGGTAAAGCTTATAATTTTGATGTAC
It contains:
- a CDS encoding Gfo/Idh/MocA family protein gives rise to the protein MLKAGLVGAGHLGKIHLRLLNQSDKYDFVGFHDKDAENGKKLEAEFGYKYFENLDELLDQIDMLDIVTPTLYHYDYALKAINKGLHFFIEKPVTQTLEQAEEILYKCREHGIKAQVGHVERYNPAFIGAKDYIQNPMFIEIHRLAEFNPRGTDVSVVLDLMIHDLDILLSVVKSKVKNIHASGVCVVSKTPDIANARVEFENGCVANLTTSRISMKAMRKSRFFQKDAYVSVDFLEKKAEVIRMKDAPENPTPFDMIIENAEGEKNQILFEYPNIQPNNAILDELESFANAILEDKNVEVSLEDGTEALKVALEIMKLIS
- a CDS encoding protein-L-isoaspartate(D-aspartate) O-methyltransferase, producing MQDSFAHKGKRKILVEYLRQRIGISDENVLAAMNEVPRHLFIESIFEDFAYEDRAFPILSHQTISHPSTVAEQSELLQLKAGEKVLEIGTGCGYQTAVLLAMKGLVYTVERQKDLFDFSKKKFRELNLHPKFQSFGDGFAGLPTFAPFDKIIVTCGATILPTELLKQLKVGGKMVIPLGQTDEQVLYRFTKTSPTEFEKEEFGAYKFVPMLNNTNQ
- a CDS encoding cellulase family glycosylhydrolase; this encodes MKRTILLSALLLSQFGTSQLLKTDGKKIVNDKGENIQLRGLGLGGWMLQEGYMLKTADFAGPQFKIKEKIAELIGEEGMNEFYKAYLKNGITKQDIDFLAKSGFNSIRLPMHYNLYTLPIEKESVKGQNTWLEEGFKMTDDLLKWCKENKIYLILDLHAAPGGQGNDANISDNDKSKPSLWESEANQKKTISLWKKLAERYKNEAWIGGYDLINEPNINFTGKNPNGTDEMSNAPLWKLQKEITEAIRQVDKKHIIFLEGNGWGNNYSGLIPIWDNNMAFSFHKYWNYNNKETIQFALDLREKHNMPIWLGETGENSNVWFTELIQLLDKHNIGYAFWPMKKIDNIAGVTNVKITPEYEKLLNYWKNGGEKPSKEFATKALMKIADNYKFSNVEIKNDVIDAMFRQTKDDSTKPFKNHKIPGKIMAKDYDLGKIGAAYEDKDFINLWVSDASKRSEWNSGNQLRNDGVDIYQSKDNQYYVGKTESGEWLQYTISSNAGKAYNFDVQYSSENEAKIRIEDASGKLLKNISLNSTGGKENWKTVSTKGINLQKGENKIRIYFENNGVNLNYFELK